Genomic window (Streptomyces yatensis):
CCGCCCCTACGACCGCCCGCCGCTGTCCAAGGAGTTCCTGACCGGCGACGGCGATCCGGGCGAGGGGCCCGGCCGCCTCGCCCTGACCGACCCCGAGGAGGAGGCCGAACTCGACGCCGAATGGCTGCTCGGCGTCCGGGCCGAGGCGCTGGACACCGCCGCCGGGGAGATCCGCCTCACCGGCGGCCGCGCGCTGCGCACCGACGGCGTCGTCATCGCCACCGGGGCGACCCCGAGGACGCTGCCCCTTCCGCGGCTGGACGGGGTGCACACCCTGCGCACCCTCGACGACGCGACCCGGCTCCGCGCCGCGCTGCGCGCGGGCGCCGCCCGGGTGGTGGTGATCGGCGCGGGCTTCATCGGCGCCGAAGTGGCCTCCTCCTGTGCCGCCCTCGGGCTCGATGTCACCGTTGTGGAGGCCGCGCCGCTGCCGCTGGTGCCCCAACTGGGCGAGGAGATGGCCCGGGTGTGCGCCGGGCTGCACGCGCGGGGCGGGGCCACCCTGCTGTGCGGCACCGGCGTCGCGGGCTTGCGCGGCAGCGTCCGGGTCACCGGCGTGGAACTCACCGACGGGCGCGTGCTGCCCGCCGATGTGGTGGTCGTCGGCGTCGGGGTGCGTCCCGTCACCGGCTGGCTGGAAGGCTCCGGTCTGGCCCTGGAGGACGGGGTGCGGTGCGACGAGGGCTGTGTCACCGCGCTGCCCAATGTCGTGGCCGTCGGGGACGTGGCCCGGCTGGCCCAGCCTGGCACCGCGCGCACCGTCCGGGCCGAGCACTGGACCAGCGGAATGCTGCAGGGCGCCGTGGCGGCCCGCAATCTGCTCGCCGGGGCCACCGTCGAACCCTTCGAGGCGCTGCCCTACTTCTGGTCCGACCAGTACGGCGCCCGTATCCAGTACGCCGGGCGGCGCGCATCGGGCGACACCGTCCGGATCGTCGAGGGCGCCCCGGCCGACGGGGGCGGCTTCCTCGCCGTCTACGAACGTGGCGGGATCTCCACCGCCGCCCTCGGCGTCGACCGGCCCAGGCCCTTTATGCGGCTGCGCCGCGAGCTGGCCCGCGCTCCGCAGCCGGCCGGGAGGTGACCGGCTCCGCCTCACCGGCCCGGCGGCGCTGCCGGCGCATCTCCCGGGCCGTGCTGCTGGGCCGGGACACCACTCCGTACCGCTGGCGCCAGACCTGCCGGGTCACCCATACGTCCAGCACGCCCCAGGTCGCCACCACCGTGCTCGCCACCGTGGCGAGCACGGTGGGGAAGGCGGACCATGAGCCGGCCAGCGTGCACAGGAGCGCGACCATCGTCTGAACCAGCGTCACGGCGATGATGATGACCGCCCGCACCGCCGCGGCGCGGACGGGATCGGGCAGCCGCCGCCTGCGCGCCGGCTCCTCGGTCCACAACGGCCGGGCCCCGTGTGCCGGGATGTCGCGATCCTTGTCCATCGCGTCCATGACGCTCCCACCCCTTTCCAAGGCTGCCCCGGTGCGGCCGAGTCAGATAGCGGGACTTGGGTTGTATGCCCCCCTAGTGTGCCCCTACGGATCACGAATGGCACCGACCCGGGGTTCCCCTGGGGAGGGGAAAACCAGCCAACCGCGGCCGAATGGCGGCATGCGGTGCCCGGGAGAAGAGCCCCGAGCGCGGGGGGTAAGTCGGGGAATCGCCCGACAACTCCTGATCACGCAGTGTAAGGAGTTCCCTGCATCAAGTGGACATGCCTTCGATATGTCCAACTGGCAGTAGTAGGCTCGCGCCGCTCGTTGTCGGAACTCGGAACACGGCCCCCGGAATTCGGGGTTGACGTTAGGGAGGCCATGCGCTTTCGCGGTAAGTCCATCCGCAGGAAGATCGTGGCGCTGTTGCTGGTGCCGCTCGTGTCGCTGACGGCGATATGGGCCTTCGCCACGGTGATCACCGGTCGCGAGGCGATCCAGCTGCTGGACGCGGCCGACATCATCGACAAGGCGGGCCGGCCGGCCGAGGACGCGGTGCACGCCGTCCAGAAGGAACGCCGCCAGACGCTCATCCTGTTGGCCGATCCGCGGCAGTCGGACGCCCTGCCCGTGCTCCACTCCCTGCAGCGCAAAACCGACCAGGCCATCGACAAGCTACGGGCCGCCGAGTCGGACGGCGATATGCACGGCAAGATGAACGACGACTCCGAGGAACAGCTCGACAACATCCTCAAGGCGGCCGACGGGCTGGACAGCCTGCGCCGCAAGGTCGAGGACGACGGCATTTCCTCGACCCAGGCATATGAGTATTACAACAAGCTCGTCGACCTCTGCTACACCTTCCGCAGCTCCCTCCACGCGGTGCCCGACACCGACCTCGACAAACAGGGCCGCGCGCTGGTCGCCATGATCCGCGCCCGGGAGGCGCTCTCCCGCGAGGACGCGCTGTACGTCTCGGCGCTGACGGCGCGCAAGATGACGATGTCGGACCTCCAGGCGATGTCCGACCTCATCGCCGAGCGCACCCTGCTCTACGAGATCAACCTGCCGATCCTCCCCGACTCCGAGCAGAAGGTCTTCGCCGACTACCGGCGCACCAACGCCGCCCCCGCCGCCCTCCGGGTGGCCGAGGGCAAGGTGCTCTCCTCGATGGACCCCACCACGGCCATCAGGGCCCTGGACCAGGAGCACTGGGAGGCCGCGGCCCACCCCGTCCTCAACGACTACGACCGGCTGGGCGACGAGGCCACCGACCGGCTCAAGCAGCGCATCGACCCGGTGGCCAGCAGCGTGTTGCTCAAGGCGGGGATCGCCGGCGTCCTCGGCCTGATCGCGCTCATCGTCTCGGTCTTCGTCTCGTTCCGGATCGGCCGCAGCCTGGTCCGCGATCTGTCCCGGCTGCGCAGGGACGCCCAGGAGGTCTCCAGCGTCCGGCTGCCGAGCGTGATGCGCCGCCTCGGCGCGGGCGAGCAGATCGACGTGGAGACCGAGGCGCCCCGGCTGGACTACGGCCCCGACGAGATGGGACAGGTCGGGCAGGCCCTCAACACCCTCCAGCGGGCCGCCGTCGAGGCCGCGGTCAAACAGGCCGAACTGCGCCAGGGCGTCTCCGAGGTCTTCGTCAACCTCGCCCGCCGCAGCCAGGTGCTGCTGCACCGTCAGCTCACCCTCCTGGACACGATGGAGCGGCGCACCGAGGACACCGACGAGCTCGCCGATCTGTTCCGCCTGGACCATATGACCACCCGTATGCGGCGGCACGCCGAGGGTCTGGTCATCCTCTCCGGCGCCGCCCCCTCCCGGCAGTGGCGCAAACCGATCCAGCTGATGGACGTCGTGCGCGCCGCCGTCGCCGAGGTGGAGGACTACGAGCGGATCGAGATCCGCCGGCTGCCCCGGATCGCGGCCGTCGGCCCGGCCGTCGGCGACCTCACCCACCTGATCGCCGAACTCCTGGAGAACGCGACCGTCTTCTCGCCGCCGCACACCGCCGTCCAGGTGCACGGCGAGCGGGTCGCCAAGGGCTTCACCCTGGAGATCCACGACCGCGGTCTGGGCATGACGCCGGACGCGCTGCTGGAGGCCAACCTCCGGCTCGCCGAGACCCCCGAGTTCCAGCTCTCCGACACCGACCGGCTCGGACTGTTCGTGGTCAGCCGGCTCGCCCAGCGGCAGGGGGTGCGGGTCTCGCTGCAGCCCTCCCCGTACGGCGGCACCACGGCCATCGTGCTCATCCCCTCCAACCTGCTCACCGACGAGGGCGGCCGGGGGGAGAGCGACGACCGCGACAGCGGCGACCGGGACACCGGCGGGCGGTTCGCCGACACCACGCGGCGCGGCGTGGGCGACGTCCGGCTCGGGCCCGTGGACGAGGCCGAGCAGGCCTCGCAGCTCGCCTCCCTCACCTCGTCCTTCGCACATGAGGGTCACGACGGCGCCGACGAGGACGAGGAAGTGGGCGGGATCTTCCGGGCCCGCGGCCTGAAGGCGCGTCAGTCCGCGCGCACCGGGCCCGCCCCGTCCACCGTCGAGCAGCATCAGCAGACTCCGGACGGCCCGGACCCGGCACCGGGCGGCGGCCCCGCGCCGTTGCCCCGCCGTGTCCCGCCGGTACTGGTCGCCGACCACGGCCGACCGGTCGAGGGCACGTCCGGCGGACGGCACACCCGTTCGCAGGGCCCGGGACAGCCGTCCTGGGCCGACCGCTCCGAACGCCAGGGCCAGGACCAGGCCCAGGGCCAGAACCAGGGCCCGCGGCGCACGGGGCCGGAGCGCAAGGGCCCGGAGCAGAGCCCGGTGCCCACCCAGCGGGCGGCCTCCGGCCTCCCCAAGCGGGTACGGCAGGCCAGCCTGGCCCCGCAGTTGAAGAACGACCCCGCACCCCCGGACGAGGCGGACAAAACCGCTGCCGAGATCGATCCCGAGCGCGAAGCCGAGCAGGCGAGGGCCACCATGGCCTCGCTCCAACGGGGTTGGCAGCGCGGTCGGCGGCAGTCGGCCACCGGATCCGGCGATGCGGGCGTCAGCCCGGGAACGACACATGAGGGGGACGGTCGATGACCGCATCGAACGCCGCAGCATCCAATGGCTCGCCCAATGGAACGGGCGAACTCAACTGGCTGCTCGATGAACTGGTCGGCAGAGTGGGCAGCATCCGCAAGGCGCTGGTGCTCTCCGGGGACGGGCTCGCCACCGGAGGCTCACGCGATCTGTCCCGGGAGGACGGTGAGCACCTGGCCGCCGTCGCCTCCGGCTTCCACAGCCTCGCCAAGGGCGTCGGCCGCCACTTCGACGTCGGCCGGGTCCGCCAGACCATCGTCGAACTCGACGACGCCTTCCTCTTCGTCACCGCGGCGGGCGACGGCAGCTGTCTCGCCGTCCTCGCCGACGCCGACTCCGATGTGGGCCAGATAGCATACGAGATGACGCTGCTGGTCAAACGGGTCGGCGTGCATCTGGGCTCGGCTCCGCGCTCCAGCGGGTGACGGAGGCCGGGGGAAGATGAGCGGAGACCCGGAAAGCGCCGCCCGGTGGTTCGACGACGCGGCGGGACCGGTGGTCAGACCGTATGCGATGACGCGGGGACGCACCCGCAGCGCCGCGGAGGAGAAGCTGGATCTGATCGCGGTCGTCGTCGCCGAGAGCGCGAACCACCGGTCCGTCGCCGACCAGACGCTGTCCCCGGAGCACATCGACATCGTCGAGCTGAGCCGGGACAGTCCGCAGTCCGTCGCCGAACTGGCGGCGGAGCTCGACCTTCCGATCGGCGTGATCCGTGTGCTCATCGGCGATCTGCTCCACGCCGCACTCGTCCGAGTGTCGCGGCCCGTACCTCCGGCGGAACTGCCGGACGAGAGGATTCTGCGCGAGGTGATCAATGGGCTACGGGCACTCTGACCTGGTCCGCCCGCATGTCGTCGAACCGGTCACGCTGAAGATACTGGTGGCGGGCGGCTTCGGGGTGGGCAAGACGACCCTGGTGGGGGCGGTCAGCGAGATCAGGCCGCTGCGCACCGAGGAACTGCTCACCGAGGCGGGCCGGCCGGTCGACGACATCGCGGGGGTGGAGTCCAAGACGACCACCACCGTCGCCATGGACTTCGGGCGCATCACGCTCCGCGAGGACCTGGTGCTGTATCTCTTCGGCACCCCGGGACAGGACCGCTTCTGGTTCCTGTGGGACGAGCTGGCCACCGGCGCGCTGGGCGCCGTGGTGCTGGCCGACACCCGCCGTCTCGAGGACTGCTTCGCCGCCATCGACTACTTCGAACGGCGGGACATCGCCTTCACCGTGGCGGTCAACTGCTTCCAGGGCGCCGACCGCTATCCGGAGGACTCGGTGCGCGACGCGCTGGACCTCGACCCGGGCACCCCGGTGGTCCTGTGCGACGCCCGGGAGCGCGAGTCGGTCAAGCATGTGCTGATCTCGGTGGTGGAGCACGCGATGCTGGCCACCGCCCCCCGGGGCTGACCGCGCGGCACGGCCCGTACCCCGCCGTCCGGGGTACGGGCCGCCGTTCGCGAGCGATGGCACCGTACGCGGCTCAGGAGCCCTCGGCCGGCTGCTCCTCCTTGTGCCAGCCGAAGCTGCGCTCCACCGCCATGCGCCAGTTGCCGTACTCGCGCGTCCTGTCCTCCTCGGACATCCCCGGGGTCCACTCGGTGTCCCGCTTCCAGTGGGCCCGCAGCTCGTCGAGGTCCTGCCAGGCGCCGGTGGCCAGCCCGGCCGCGTACGCCGCGCCCAGGCAGGTGGTCTCGGCGACCACCGGGCGGATCACCGGGACGCCCAGCACATCGGCCTGATGCTGCATCAGCAGGCCGTTCGCCGTCATTCCGCCGTCGACCTTGAGCGAGCTGATCCGCACCCCGGAGTCCTGGTACATCGCGTCGACCACCTCGCGCGTCTGCCAGCTGGTCGACTCCAGGACGGCACGGGCCAGATGCGCCTTGGTGACATAGCGGGTGAGGCCGGTGATCACACCTCGGGCGTCCGAGCGCCAGTACGGGGCGAACAGACCCGAGAAGGCCGGGACGATATACGCCCCGCCGTTGTCGTCCACGCTCGCGGCGAGCGGCTCGATCTCGTCGGCGGAGCGGATGATGCCCAGCTGATCGCGGAACCACTGCACCAGCGCCCCGGTGATCGCGATCGACCCCTCCAGGCAGTAGACGGGCCGCTCACCGCCGAGCTGGTAGCCCATCGTGGTCAGCAGCCCGCTCTTGGACGGCACCGGGCGGTCACCGGTGTTCAGGAGCAGGAAGCTGCCGGTGCCGTAGGTGTTCTTGGCCTCGCCGACGCCGTAGCAGGTCTGGCCGAAGACGGCGGCCTGCTGATCGCCGAGCGCGGAGGCCACCGGCACACCGGCCAGCTGCCCGACCGCCGTGCCGTACACCTCGGCGGAGGAGCGGATCTCCGGGAGCATCGCCTCGGGCAGGCCCATGGCGGCCAGGATCGAGGGGTCCCACTGGAGGGTCCGCAGATCCATCAGCAGGGTGCGTCCGGCGTTGGTGACATCGGTGACGTGCACTCCGCCGTCGGTGCCGCCGGTGAGGTTCCAGATCAGCCAGGAGTCGATGGTGCCGAAGGCGATCTCGCCCTGCTCGGCACGGTGGCGCAGCCCGGGGACGTTGTCCAGCAGCCAGGCGGCCTTGGGCCCGGAGAAGTAACTGGCGAGCGGCAGCCCGGTGGTGTCCCGGAAGCGGTCCTGGCCCACCTCGCCGCCGAGTTGGTCGCACAGTCCCGAGGTGCGGGTGTCCTGCCAGACGATCGCGTTGTGCACCGGTTTGCCGGTGCGGCGGTCCCACAGGACCGTCGTCTCGCGCTGGTTGGTGATGCCCAGCGCGGTCAGCTGGTCGGCCCGAAGCCCCGCCCTGGCCAGCGCACCGGCCACCACGGCCTGCACCTTGGCCCAGATCTCGGTGGCGTCGTGCTCGACCCAGCCGGGCTTGGGAAAGATCTGGCGGTGCTCGCGCTGGTCGACGGCGACGATGGCGCCGTCGCGGTCGAAGATGATGCAGCGGCTGGAGGTGGTGCCCTGGTCGATCGCGGCGACGTAGGTGTCCGTCGGATGCGGCATGGCGTCTCCTTCGGTCAGAAGGCTGCGTTGAAGACGAGACCCGCCAGCACGGCCCCGATCAGCGGGCCCACCACCGGGACCCAGGCATAACCCCAGTCGGAGGTCCCCTTGTTGGGGATGGGCAGCAGGGCGTGGGCGAGGCGGGGCCCGAGGTCGCGCGCCGGGTTGATGGCATAGCCGGTGGGCCCGCCCAGGGAGAGGCCGATGCCGACCACCAGGAACGCGACGAGCAGCACGGAGATGCCCGAGCCGAGGACCACGGTGCCGCCGCCGTCGGCGACCGGTCCGATCCCGATGCCGTCGACCTGGCCGAACGCGAGCAGCGGCAGCACCAGCGCGGCCGTCGCGATGATCTCGGTGACGAGGTTGGCCACCGGGTTCCGGATCTCCGGGACGGTGGAGAAGACCCCGAGCGTGGGAAGGGCGGTCTTCTCGTCCGCGTTGGCGGCGAACTGCGCGTAGTACAGCGCCCAGGCCAGCACCGCGCCGATCACGGCGCCGATCAGCTGCCCGAGGATGTAGAGCGGCACCTTGTCCCAGTCGCCGGTGTCCACGGCGACGCCCACGGTCACCGCCGGATTCAGATGGGCTCCGGACAGCGGGGCGGCGGTGTAGGCGCCCGCCATGACGCCGAAGCCCCAGCCGAAGGCGATGACGATCCACCCCGACGCCTTGGCCTTGGAGCCGTTCAGCGTGACGGCGGCGCACACGCCCGCCCCGAAGAGAATCAGTATCGCGGTGCCGATGACCTCACCGGTGAAGATGTCCCCATTGCTCATGTCGGCTCCTAGGACCTCGCCCGGGGCGGGTGGCCCCGGTCCTCCGTGCTGGGTCGTTTCGAGCGTGCGGGTGCATCGGAATCGCCCATGGGGGGTGAACGTCAGAAGAGCCTGCGCGCGGCGACGCCGACTGACACCGCAGCAGTGTTCACCGGTGGTCAGGGGGCGTCAAGGTGATGGACGGCAACGGTGTTCGTGACAACCGTAAGGACGTTGCCCCGGCACCGGCGCCCCCTCGGGCACCGCTCAGCGGACCGCGACGACCGATGAGCCGTGCCCGAACAGCCCCTGGTTCACGGTGATTCCGGCGCTCGCCCCCGCCACCTGCCGCTCGCCCGCCTGCCCGCGCAACTGCTGGGTCAGCTCGCATACCTGGGCGATGGCCTGCGCCGGAACCGCCTCCCCGAAGGACGCCAGCCCGCCGCTCGGGTTGACCGGAATCCGCCCGCCCAGCGCCGTCGCCCCCTCGCGCAGCAGCTTCGCGCCCTCCCCGGGCTCGCACAGCCCGAGGTCCTCGTACCACTCCAGCTCCAGGGCGGTGGACAGGTCGTACACCTCGGCCAGCGACAGATCCTCCGGCCCCAGCCCCGCCTCCTCGTACGCCGCCCGGGCGATGGAGGGCCGGAACGGATCGGACGCGGGGGAGCCCGGCGGGGCCGAGTCGGTGGCGATGTCCGGCAGATCCAGCGCGGTGCGCGGATGGCTGGGGGAGACGGAGGAGACCGCGCGGATCCGCACCGGGCGGCTCACCCCGAGCCGCC
Coding sequences:
- a CDS encoding NAD(P)/FAD-dependent oxidoreductase translates to MTTARTLTTVTVVGASLAGLHAARGLRSLGYDGRLVVVGEERHRPYDRPPLSKEFLTGDGDPGEGPGRLALTDPEEEAELDAEWLLGVRAEALDTAAGEIRLTGGRALRTDGVVIATGATPRTLPLPRLDGVHTLRTLDDATRLRAALRAGAARVVVIGAGFIGAEVASSCAALGLDVTVVEAAPLPLVPQLGEEMARVCAGLHARGGATLLCGTGVAGLRGSVRVTGVELTDGRVLPADVVVVGVGVRPVTGWLEGSGLALEDGVRCDEGCVTALPNVVAVGDVARLAQPGTARTVRAEHWTSGMLQGAVAARNLLAGATVEPFEALPYFWSDQYGARIQYAGRRASGDTVRIVEGAPADGGGFLAVYERGGISTAALGVDRPRPFMRLRRELARAPQPAGR
- the glpK gene encoding glycerol kinase GlpK, which translates into the protein MPHPTDTYVAAIDQGTTSSRCIIFDRDGAIVAVDQREHRQIFPKPGWVEHDATEIWAKVQAVVAGALARAGLRADQLTALGITNQRETTVLWDRRTGKPVHNAIVWQDTRTSGLCDQLGGEVGQDRFRDTTGLPLASYFSGPKAAWLLDNVPGLRHRAEQGEIAFGTIDSWLIWNLTGGTDGGVHVTDVTNAGRTLLMDLRTLQWDPSILAAMGLPEAMLPEIRSSAEVYGTAVGQLAGVPVASALGDQQAAVFGQTCYGVGEAKNTYGTGSFLLLNTGDRPVPSKSGLLTTMGYQLGGERPVYCLEGSIAITGALVQWFRDQLGIIRSADEIEPLAASVDDNGGAYIVPAFSGLFAPYWRSDARGVITGLTRYVTKAHLARAVLESTSWQTREVVDAMYQDSGVRISSLKVDGGMTANGLLMQHQADVLGVPVIRPVVAETTCLGAAYAAGLATGAWQDLDELRAHWKRDTEWTPGMSEEDRTREYGNWRMAVERSFGWHKEEQPAEGS
- a CDS encoding DUF742 domain-containing protein; the protein is MSGDPESAARWFDDAAGPVVRPYAMTRGRTRSAAEEKLDLIAVVVAESANHRSVADQTLSPEHIDIVELSRDSPQSVAELAAELDLPIGVIRVLIGDLLHAALVRVSRPVPPAELPDERILREVINGLRAL
- a CDS encoding roadblock/LC7 domain-containing protein, whose amino-acid sequence is MTASNAAASNGSPNGTGELNWLLDELVGRVGSIRKALVLSGDGLATGGSRDLSREDGEHLAAVASGFHSLAKGVGRHFDVGRVRQTIVELDDAFLFVTAAGDGSCLAVLADADSDVGQIAYEMTLLVKRVGVHLGSAPRSSG
- a CDS encoding GTP-binding protein, with protein sequence MGYGHSDLVRPHVVEPVTLKILVAGGFGVGKTTLVGAVSEIRPLRTEELLTEAGRPVDDIAGVESKTTTTVAMDFGRITLREDLVLYLFGTPGQDRFWFLWDELATGALGAVVLADTRRLEDCFAAIDYFERRDIAFTVAVNCFQGADRYPEDSVRDALDLDPGTPVVLCDARERESVKHVLISVVEHAMLATAPRG
- a CDS encoding MIP/aquaporin family protein, which encodes MSNGDIFTGEVIGTAILILFGAGVCAAVTLNGSKAKASGWIVIAFGWGFGVMAGAYTAAPLSGAHLNPAVTVGVAVDTGDWDKVPLYILGQLIGAVIGAVLAWALYYAQFAANADEKTALPTLGVFSTVPEIRNPVANLVTEIIATAALVLPLLAFGQVDGIGIGPVADGGGTVVLGSGISVLLVAFLVVGIGLSLGGPTGYAINPARDLGPRLAHALLPIPNKGTSDWGYAWVPVVGPLIGAVLAGLVFNAAF
- a CDS encoding sensor histidine kinase; this translates as MRFRGKSIRRKIVALLLVPLVSLTAIWAFATVITGREAIQLLDAADIIDKAGRPAEDAVHAVQKERRQTLILLADPRQSDALPVLHSLQRKTDQAIDKLRAAESDGDMHGKMNDDSEEQLDNILKAADGLDSLRRKVEDDGISSTQAYEYYNKLVDLCYTFRSSLHAVPDTDLDKQGRALVAMIRAREALSREDALYVSALTARKMTMSDLQAMSDLIAERTLLYEINLPILPDSEQKVFADYRRTNAAPAALRVAEGKVLSSMDPTTAIRALDQEHWEAAAHPVLNDYDRLGDEATDRLKQRIDPVASSVLLKAGIAGVLGLIALIVSVFVSFRIGRSLVRDLSRLRRDAQEVSSVRLPSVMRRLGAGEQIDVETEAPRLDYGPDEMGQVGQALNTLQRAAVEAAVKQAELRQGVSEVFVNLARRSQVLLHRQLTLLDTMERRTEDTDELADLFRLDHMTTRMRRHAEGLVILSGAAPSRQWRKPIQLMDVVRAAVAEVEDYERIEIRRLPRIAAVGPAVGDLTHLIAELLENATVFSPPHTAVQVHGERVAKGFTLEIHDRGLGMTPDALLEANLRLAETPEFQLSDTDRLGLFVVSRLAQRQGVRVSLQPSPYGGTTAIVLIPSNLLTDEGGRGESDDRDSGDRDTGGRFADTTRRGVGDVRLGPVDEAEQASQLASLTSSFAHEGHDGADEDEEVGGIFRARGLKARQSARTGPAPSTVEQHQQTPDGPDPAPGGGPAPLPRRVPPVLVADHGRPVEGTSGGRHTRSQGPGQPSWADRSERQGQDQAQGQNQGPRRTGPERKGPEQSPVPTQRAASGLPKRVRQASLAPQLKNDPAPPDEADKTAAEIDPEREAEQARATMASLQRGWQRGRRQSATGSGDAGVSPGTTHEGDGR